The Methanococcoides sp. AM1 DNA window CTGCTGGTAGCTTTTGCAAAGATAATCTATGGTACGATCACAAACACGCTCAGCATGAAATCCGATGGCTACCATTCCCTTTTTGACGGGATATCGAACATCGTCGGTATCGTTGCTATCTTTGTCGCAGCAAAACCTCCTGACCGGACACATCCTTATGGACACCAGAAGTTCGAGACCCTTGCATCCATCGTCATTGCAGTGCTGATAATCTTCGTCGGGTTCGAGATAATCCATAATTCTATAACAAGGTTCACATCAGACATACAGCCCAGCGTTACCGGTCTGAGCTTTATTGTCATGATAAGCACAATGGCTGTTAACCTGATGGTAACCGAATATGAAAGAAGAAAGGGTGAAAAGCTTAACAGCGATATCCTGCTGGCCGATTCCATCCATACCAGAAGTGACATATTCGTTTCACTTTCAGTACTCGTGGCACTTGTAGCAATCGAAGCAGGATATCCAATAGTCGATCCTTTAATATCACTGATAATAGCAGCCGTAATTGTCAGGGCAGGTATCAAAATAATAATGGCAAGTTCCAATACATTATGTGATGCCGCCCAGCTTGAAGAAGAAGTTATCTGTTCACTTGCCTCTGAGATAGACGGAGTTCGTGACTGCCACAAGATCAGGACCAGAGGGTGTAAAGGCGACATACATATCGACCTTCACATCATGGTAGTACCTGAACTGACCGTGTCCGAAGCTCATGTGATCTCACATCAGGTCATGGACTACCTTAAAGAGAAACTGGAAGGTGTGACCGAAGTATTGGTTCACATCGATCCATTTACGGAAAAAAAATAAAATAATATTAAATGGAATTGATCAACATGCCCGGAAATACCTTTGGACACTCATTCAGGATCACAACCTGGGGAGAATCACATGGAAAAGCATTGGGAGTCGTGGTCGACGGAGTCCCGGCAGGACTTCCTCTTGAGCCGCAGATGATCCAGAAAGAACTGGACAGGAGACGCCCCGGACAGAGTCAGGTTTCCACACCTCGCTCCGAAGCAGACAGCGTTGAGATACTTTCAGGTATTTTCGAAGGCAAAACAACCGGCACACCAATTTCCATGATGGTGTGGAACAAGGATGCAAGATCAAGTTCTTACGATAATATCAAAGACCTTGCAAGACCAGGACATGCCGATTATCCATACATGAAAAAGTACGGCATCCGCGACTACCGTGGTGGCGGCCGTTCATCAGCCCGTGAGACCATTGGCAGGGTAGCCGCCGGAGCTATCGCAAAAGAGATACTTGCAAAATTCGGGATAGAGGTCATTGCCCACGTAATAGCACTTGGCACAGTATGTGCAAGACCAATGCCCCTTGATGCTATCAGGGACAATCTGGAAAAGACACCTGTAAGGTGTGCAGATATTGAAGCTGCAGAAAAGATGCTCAAAGAGGTCGAAGCAGCAAGAGAAGAGCATGACAGCATCGGAGGAGTCGTTGAGATAATCGCAACCGGCGTTCCGGCGGGTATCGGAGAACCTGTCTTTGACAAACTGGATGCCGATATCGCAAAGGCCATGATGAGCATCGGTGCGGTCAAAGCTGTGGAGATCGGTGCAGGTTATGAGGCTTCACAGATGAAAGGAAGCCAGATGAACGATCCTTTTGTCATGGAAGATGCAATGGTAGAAACTAAGACCAACAATGCAGGCGGAATACTCGGGGGATTGTCCACAGGAATGCCAATTGTCTGCCGCACTACGGTCAAGCCAACACCATCCATTTCATAGCCACAGAAAACTGTGGACATGAAAGAGATGAAGGATGCTGAGATCAATATCCAGGGGCGTCACGACCCGACGATCCCACCAAGAATGGTACCGGTAGCAGAAGCCATGATGGCACTGGTTATTGTTGACCACATGATCAGAAGTGGTCATATTCATCCTAATTCGATGTTGAAGTGATAAGAATCGAAATTAAACAAAAAAAGACTGCTATCGATTATTCAGAGATAGAAGGACAAACGATCAATAGACCATAAGTTGACCAATCAAACAAACCCGCGGTTGGTCCTAATTCATAAACAACTAAAAAAGAAGAAATTATGCCACCGACCTCGGCGGCATTACTCATTTTTATATAAATTCGATCTGACCTTAAATGGTCAGTTTTTCCATTCTTCCAACAGCTTCTTCGAGGCGGTCAACGGACTGTGTAAGAGCAAATCTCACATAACCTTCTCCGTATTCACCAAAGCCGACACCAGGTGTTGCTACAATTCCTGCTTCCTCAAGCAAAAGCTTGGAGAATCCGATAGAGTCATATCCATCAGGTACTGGTACCCACATGTAGAATGTTGCCTTTGGTGCTTTTGCATCAAGACCAATGCCCCTTAAGCCTTTAAGAAGTACGTCTCGCCTCTCCTCATACATAGTGTTCATATCTGCAACACACTGCTGTGAGCTTGACAGAGCTGTGATACCTGCCCTCTGGATAGCATCGAATGCACCGGAATCGATGTTGGACTTAGCCTTTCCAAATCCTGTGATGAGATCCTTATTGCCAACAGCGAATGCAAGTCTCCAGCCGGTCATGTTGTAGGTCTTGGACATGGAGTAAAGTTCCATTCCAACATCCATTGCACCATCTACGCTAAGGAAACTTGGTGCCTTGTAATCATCATAGACCATCTCAGAGTAAGCATTGTCATGAACCACAACAACGTCGTTCTCTTTAGCAAATTCAACGACCTCTTCAAAGAACTTGACATCAGCAGTTGCAGATGTTGGGTTGTTTGGATAGTTCAGGAACATTAGCTTAGCCTTTGCAAGCTTATCTGCAGGGATAGCTTCAAGGTCAGGAAGGAAGCCATTCTCCTCAAGAAGAGGCATGATGTGTGGTTCCCCACCGGCAAACTGTGTTCCGATCTTGTAAACAGGATATGCAGGATCCGGGATCAATGCCACATCACCTGGATTGATGAATGCAAGAGGAATGTGTGCAACACCTTCCTTTGATCCGATAAGTGTAAGGGTCTCTGTTGCAGCATCAAGCTCAAGACCGCGGGATTCCTTGCACCAGTCTGCTACTGATTCCCTGAACTCCATCATACCGGTGTAAGATGGATACCTGTGGGTACCAGGGTCCCTGACCGCTTCACACATTGCATCAACGATGTGAGAAGGGGTTGGCTGGTCCGGGTCACCCACACCGAGGTCGATAACATCGACACCTTTTGCCCTCTGGGCTGCCTTTGCTTCATCGATAGTTGCAAATAAATAAGGGGGTAATGCATTGATTCTGTCTGCGTACATATGTTCACCTTGGTTTTAAATTAAAATATTCACTTAGGTAATGTAGCGCTTCTATTGCTACAAACCTATTTAAAAATCATGGGTGACCGGAAAACAGGTCACCTTCATTTCTCATCCTTTTCCACTGTATGCAATTCATCACCTTTGTCACGCGAAAGGTCCTCATTCATGAATTCAGCTGACTCGGGAAGGGACAGTTCGAACCCTGCGGTCTGATCTATATAGATAGTACCATTCAGAATGACATAATCAAGCACATGGCCACCTTTTTCTCTGCCAGCATCAATGAAATGGAAATGATAACCAGGTACATTTATGCCTTCAACATAGTAAGGCAGCCAGAAACCTACAATACTACCCTCAACATCCTCAAGCTCGAACACAACTTGTTCGTCAGCGATCACATCGATCAGCAAAGGATATGGCTCTTCCTGGGCAGGAACACTACGCACTTTCATATGCTCAAACGTGCCGTCAATTCGGATGGCGTACATCAGGTTTTTTGATGGAAGCATTTCCCCTATCAATGAACCAACTTCAGAGGAGTTCAATGATTCATCCAGTATAATGGACTCATCCGTCTCAAAATAAGTTACAGCGGCAAAGGGCGTAGTGTCGAAATCATTCACAGAATAGGCATACCCATCGGTCTTCATCTGGTAGACCTCACCATCAATAACGATCATTTCGCCATCTAAAGCATCGAATGTCCCAAGACCAAGATCCCCTTGCTCTTTCAGTTCACCGATAGTCATTTGCCCTTCATAGAGACCTTCAAGCAGTGCATCGATGGTCGATGCCTGGAACAGGACATCATCCTGCAAATTGCTTTGGTCAATATTCGGGGTATCCGGAGTATTCGGAGCATCATCAACACAACCGGATAACACCAACATTCCGGATACAAACAATAAACAAACAAATAATTGAACTGCCTTTTTCATTTTTGAACCTCTTTCAGTATAACATAATTAATATGTTTATAAATAACTAATCTGATCGCAATCGTTGTTTGGCTCTTGAAGTCTGGAAAATAAATGTGAAACATATGAAAGTGTATCTAAAAAATAACGTATAATTCTAATAAAACGGCTCACAATAGCAAAAGCAGTTGTACCTGCCAAATTTGGAGTATGGCAAAATTAGTAGATGAAAAATAGGACATCTTTATTTAAAATACGAAACATATATAAGTAATATGCATTTACTGATAAAATGAAAAGATATATATTGGCTTTTTTGGTATGATACCAAAGATGTGCACGAAAAGAAAAAGCTGAAATGATCCCCGCCGCAGGATGGATAGCATGAACAGAAATATCAAACTCATATTAAGTATCTGTACTTTATTTGTAGCTGTATTCATGTCCGGTTGCATCGACCAGACAGAAGAGAATGCCAGTCAGGAAGATGTTCTCGTTGTTGCAGTAAGCATATTACCACAACAGGAATTTGTAGAAAAAATTGCCGGAGACAGGATAAATGTCGTTGTCCTGATTCCACCCGGAGCAAGTCCTGCCACCCATGAACCAACCGCAGGTCAACTGAGGGATGTAGCTGATGCAAGAGCATATTTTACAGTGGGATCAGGATTGCCTTTTGAGAACGTCTGGCTTGAGAAGATCGAGACAGTGAACGAGGACATGCTGATCGTAGACTGCTCAGAAGGGATCCCGATAATTGAAATGCATGAAGAAGAGCATGAAGAGGAACAAGATACTGAGGTAAACGAGGAAGAAACTGGTCACGACCATGGAGGAGTTGACCCTCATATCTGGACATCCCCAATGAATGCTAAGATAATGGTAGAGAACACATACCTTGGCCTTATAAAGATAGATCCTGATAACCGCGACTTCTACTTGCAGAACAAAGATGCTTACCTGAAAGAACTGGACGAAGCTGATGCCAGAATCAGAGCCACTCTTGGAGGAGACGGCGGCAGTTTCATGACATACCACCCTTCCTGGGACTACTTTGCAACTGAATATGGACTCGATATGATAACTATCGAGGAAGAAGGAAAGGAGCCAAGCCCAAAGGACATGCAAAGGCTTATTGATGAAGCCGAAGAGAAAAATATCAAAGTGATATTCGTGCAGGCACAATTCAGCACACAGAGCGCTGGAGCGATAGCATCTGAAATCGGTGGCGAAGTTGTAACAGTGGACCCGCTGGCAAAAGATTACATAAATAATCTTGACATTATCACCGAAGCATTTTCACAGGGCATTACAAAAGACTGAGGGATCAAATGACAGAAGTTATCAGCCTCAAGGATGTATGGGTAAAATATGACAAGCTCACCGTACTGGAAGATGTGAACCTGACCGTTGAAGAAGGAGACTTCCTGGGAATAATAGGACCCAACGGTGGTGGGAAAAGTACATTATTAAAAGTCATCCTGGGATTGATAAAACCACAAAAGGGAGAAGTGAAAGTTCTCGGCAAAAATCCGAAGAAGGCACACCGTACCATCGGATATGTGCCACAGTACGGCCCCTCTAACATTGATTTCCCTATAAGTGTGTGGGAAGTCGTTCTTATGGGACGCCTGGGAACGAAAGGATTGTTCCGGCATTACAATGACGAGGACCTGAAAGCAACACATGAAGCACTCGAAATTGTTGATATGCTCGAGTTTCGCGACAGGCAGATAGGAGAGCTTTCGGGCGGCCAGCGCCAGAGAGTATTCATTGCACGTTCTCTTGTAAGTGATCCAAAGGTCCTTCTTTTAGATGAACCTGCAACAGGTATTGATACCAGGATGCAAAAAGAGTTCTACGAACTTCTGGAGAAGCTTAAGTCAGAGGTGACAATTATCATGGTATCCCACGACATAAGCGCAGTATCGGTCCTTGTTAACAAGATCGCATGCCTTAATGGGAAACTACATTACCATGGCTCAAAGGAGCTTATACCCGAAGATATTGAACAATCCTACGGATGTCCTGTAGAGCTTATTGCGCACGGAGTCCCACACAGGGTATTACATAAACATTGAGAGGAACTTCAATGATAGAGCTTTTACAATACGAGTTTATGACAAATGCCCTTATTGCAGGCTTGCTGGCAAGTATCGCATGCGGGATAATTGGCGTTTATGTTGTGGTAAAGAAGATCGTATTCATCAGTGGCGGTATCGCACACGCTTCCTTCGGAGGTATTGGTATCAGCTACTTCCTCGGGATCAACCCAATATTCGGTGTTCTCCCCTTCAGCCTTTTCTCAGCCCTGACAATGGGAACCATCAGTAAAAGATCGGATGTTCCGGAAGACACTATCATTGGAATTCTCTGGTCTCTTGGAATGGCGATAGGGATCATATTCATCGGATGGACACCCGGTTATGCACCTGACCTTATGACATACCTGTTCGGTAATATATTGACCGTGCCAGGTTCGGATATCTACCTGATGCTGGCACTCGATGCAGTGATAATAGGTACTGTATATGTACTTTATAAAGAGTTCATGGCACTGTGCTATGATGAGGAGTTCTCCAAAGTATCAGGAGTTCCTACGGAAAAATTATACCTTTTGCTACTATGCCTTATTGCACTGACAGTCGTAGTGATGATACGCGTGGTCGGACTGATACTTGTGATAGCCCTTCTTACGATCCCTGCAGCATTGAGCCGTCAGTATACCAGCAACATGAAGACCATGATGTATCTCTCCATACTGTTCGGTGCTACATTCACCATAACCGGATTGATATTATCATACTATTTTGATATCGCATCCGGTGCGACCATCATTATAGTAATGGCCACTGCATACCTTTTAAACATAGCATTACAGAAATGGAAAACAGTTTCAGACAACTGATATGATAGCCTAGATATTAAAAGGTGTAATGACAATCAATATCGAACATGTAGAAAGATTAGCTTCTGAATGTTCCGGATACCTTTGCAACAGATGTGTTCAAGCTTTACGGAATTGAGATCGAAAAGCTTGAAATGTATTATAAACACGGACATTCATACCGCCATTGAAGCATTTACTTGATGATTCAGCATGTTTCCAACAAAATTTTAGTCCTGGAAATACTCTTTTTTTGCATAATGTGCATGAAATTTGACAATTATGTATAAATTAAAATACAAAAAGATGTGACGATCTTAAATATAATAATTCTATTAGTAATATTAAAATTAGAAAATTAAATATTTTTTCAGTAACGTTAATATCGCATTATCCGCTTTTAAGATTGGAGTCATATGAATTGGATGCAGATCCCATTAAGATCTAAACTTGTTCTTGCTGCTGTTGCAGGAGTTCTTCTTGTAATGGTACTGACAACTACTATCACGATAACAACTCAGATCTCAGTGCAGGAAGAGCTTGCTCATCAGCAAGCCATTGAGATCACAAAGAGCTATGCGAACAAGTTCGATGGAGACATGCGTTCCGACCTTGCGATCGCTCGTTCGATCAGCTCCACGCTGAGTGAATACGAGTCATCGGACAGGGATGAGATTAACAGGATACTATACGCGATCCTGGAAGATAACCCACATCTTTTGGGAACCTATGTGTGCTATGAGCCAAATGCTTTTGATAGCAAGGATACTGATTTTGCAAACTTTGAAGGTTATGACAGCACCGGCAGGTTTGCACCATACTGGCACAAGATCAATGAAAGCATTGGACAGGACTATTTGCAGGATTGCGAAAGTTATGATTACTACCTCTATCCAAAGGTCTTCAAAGAGGCTGTGATCACCGATCCATACTTCTACGACGGAATATTTATGGTCAGCTATGCATCGCCCATAATAAAAGACGGAGAATTCATAGGTGTCGGAGGAGTTGACGTCTCATTGGACTATATGGATGAGATCGTAAGTCAGGTCACAGCATTCGACACAGGGTATGCCATCATGACCGGCAGTTCCGGGCTTATACTCTCCCAGCCACATAATAAGGACTGGATCGGATACAAGACGATCTATGATTATGGAAATGATGAACTCTCCAAGGCTGCAGAGGATATCAAACATAAGAAAAGTGGTTACGTCAATACGATCGATCCGGTCACCGGCAAAGAGATCGTAGTTTTCTACGAGCCAATAGAGTCTAAGAACTATGGTTTTTTCCTCGTAATACCAAAAGAGGAAATGCTTGAAGGTACTTTTGCAATCAGGGATAAGCTGATAGCGATCGGAATCCTTTCGATTTTCTTTACAAGTATTGCAGCATACCTTGCTTCACGAACTGTAACCGGATCTATAGACGATATTGTAAATGATTTTAAGGAAATGGCGGATTCCGTAGCTGATGGAGAATTGAACATCAGGGCTAACACGCATATCGACGAGGATTTCAAGAAGATACCGGAAGGTCTCAACCATATCCTCGATGGAGTAGTGGTGCCGATACATGAAACTACAAGAGTTGCAGTTGAACTTTCAAAAGGGCATTTAGATGCCCGGTTCGAAGGTGAAACTGAAGGAGAATTCAATCAACTCGCCCAATCGATCAATTATTTCGCTAAACTTTTAGATGTCATCATAAATGAGTCTAATGAAGTTCTTTCAGCAATGGAAAAGGAGGATTTCTCCCGGAGAGTACATTTCCACGGTCATGGCGACCTGAAATTACTTACAGAAGGTATCGAACAGACACGCCTGTCACTACAACAGGCAAGTATCGATCGCCAGATAGCGGAACAGGAACTTAAAGAGTATGCACGGAAGCTAGAACAGTCCAATGAGCTTAAAGACATGTTCACAGACATTATGCGTCACGATCTGTTAAACCCTGCAAGTGTCATAAAAGGATTTACAGAACTGCTTCTTATGACCGAGGAGAATGAGCAGACAAAACGGTTCCTCGAAAGGATATGGAATAACAATAATAATCTCATTGAAATGATCCACTCCGCTGCAGAGTTTGCTAAAGTGGAAAGCTCCGATGAACTTGAACTCAAGTTACAGGATATAACAAATATCATCGAACATTCAATGGAGATACTGACCACACAAGCCAGTAACAAAGAGATGGTCATCGAATTCAATGAAAAGGAACCACATTATGTGCTGGCCAACCCGATCATTGAAACTGTGTTCACTAACCTGATCTCAAATGCGATCAAATACAGTCCTGAAAAAAGCGAAGTTGTCATCGAGATCAAAGAAAGCGGGGAATTCACAGAAATCACGGTCACTGACTTTGGCGAGGGTATCAAGGATGAACATAAAACAACTGTCTTTGATCGCTTCAAGAGAGTGAACAAAACAGGAGTAAAGGGATCAGGACTTGGGCTTGCCATCGTCAAGAGAACCATTGAGCTCCATGGAGGAGATGTTGGCGTGAGAGATAATCCTTCAGGAAAAGGTTCTGTATTCTTTGTGAAGTTGAAAAGATATACCGATGAGCTCGAAGATTAAACTGGCAAAACTTATTAATTCGAACAAGATCAATTTAATTATGGGATAAGTTGTAGCTATTCAAGCGGATATCCACATAATATGATCATTGCCTACGAAGATTGATGTCCCATACCCACTAGCAGTAGCTTCAATAAGTAACTGAATATGTGCGGGGAGATTTTATGAAAGGTTTGCCAGACAAACTGCTTAATAGCCTGTATAAAGGAATCTGGGCTGTTGATATCAACAACAAATTCATCTATTTCAATGAAGGAATGGAAGAAATAACCGGCCTTTCACGAAATAAGATCATTGGAAAGGATCTTAAATACTTCATGGAGCTGGCACAGCTCAGTGTGGGGGATGAAGGACATTTCAGGGAATTGGCAGTTCGTGTAAAAGATACGCTGAAACCTTCCCGTTACCACTCATTACAATTTCTGACACCCGAAGGGAAGCTTAGCATCCAGAGCGGGCATATTTTCCCGATGATAAACAGGGATGACAAGTACTCCGGAATAATATGTACTGTGGAGAGCTTTTCAGAGCAGAAGATCCGTGAAAAGACCTTCAAGGATATGTTAAGCTCAAAGAAAAAACTTGAAGATATCTACAAGAACAGTCCCGTGGTTGCATTCCTCTGTACAGCAGAAAAGGACTGGCCGATTGAATTCATTTCAGATAACATATCCCAATTTGGATACACACCCGAAGATTTTACATCAGGGCGACTTATATTCGGAGATTTAATCCATCCGGATGATCTTGATCTTGTACGCATGGATGTCTCAAAACTTGAAGGTGAAGGAAAGCAGTTCTTTTCAATGGAATATCGCATGCTGACCAAGTCCAGTGAGATAAGATGGGTAGTTGAAAGATCGCTACTTGGATTTGATGAGGAGAAGAGGCCATCCTATTACCAGGGCATCTTCATAGACATTACCGAACGTAAACTGGCCGAAGAAGCCCTTCTTGAAAGTGAGAAAAAGTACAGGTTCATTTTCGAGAACTCGCCACTTGGAATACTCAATTTCGACGATAATGCAAACATAAGCCATTGTAATGATAATATTGTAAAAATCATGGGTATTCCAAAGGACAGGGTCATCGGTATGAACATGATAAGAGACATCGATGATAGGGAGATGAAAGAAGCTGTCAAGGCGATTTTCTCGAGAAAGTCCGGGCATTACGAGGGAAAGTACAGGAACCCCTTAAGCGGAAAGGTCACGCCTATAAAAGCCGATTACAGTCCGAACATCTCAGATGATGGAAAACTGCTGGGTGGTGTAGGGATCGTTGAGGATATCACAGCCCGCATAGAAGCAGAAGAAGCACTGAAGAAGTATGCAGAGGAACTTGCAGCTGCCAATGAGGAACTCAAGACCCTCGACAGGATGAAGGACCAGTTCCTGTCCAATGTAAGCCATGAGCTGAAAACGCCTCTTACATCGATCAAAGGTTATACCGAACTTATCTCCGAAGAATCTCTCGGACCTCTGACCGATAAGCAGAAAGAAGTGGAAACCACCGTACTTCGAAATGCTGAAAGACTTAAGAGACTTGTGGAATCGCTGTTATTCATAAGCAGGGTACAGTCCGGCAATGTGAAATACGTGTTTGAGCCAACCTCGATTGCAGAGATCATCGACATGACACTCCTTGACCTTAAGATACAGATCGATCAGAATAAACTCAATGTGAAGAGGAGGATCCCGGACAATCTACCGTTAATAAACGGTGATAAGGACAAGCTCACAGACATGATCACCAATATCGTGGACAATTCCATCAAATTCACACCCGAAGGCGGAACACTTACCTGCACTGTTATAGAGGAAGAGGAATACCTGCACATTATCCTGAAAGATACAGGCATCGGAATACCCCCCGACCTCATCCCCATGCTCTTCCAGCGTTTCTACCAGATAGATGCCACCAGAACACGCAAATATGGTGGTACAGGTCTTGGGCTATATATTTGTAAGGAGATCGTTACAGCCCACAAAGGCAAGGTGTGGGCAAAAAGCGAAGGTGAGAACAAAGGAACGGAGATCCATATCCAGTTGCCTAAATAAGTAGGATTTCCTGGCTTCTGCTAAAGCTTCCCCTTTTTTCATTTAATACCCATTTATCCCTGGTTTCATCAATAGACACCGGGATGTTAAAGGAAACCGATTCGTTTTTAAGTCTTTGTGGCATACCACGCTACATAACCTGATAAATATGTAGGTATTAGATAATCCCGAGGTATTTAATGAGCGATATTTTAAGAAGAGGACGACTGGCGTCCGTCCCTGATGAAGAGATCATAGAGTACACCTCATCAATGAGCGCTGACAGGTGGATATTCAATTCTGATATCCTTGTAGATCTTGCACACACGGTCATGCTCAAAGAGAGAAATGTGATAAAGGCAGAGGACTGCCGGAAGATACTGGAAGGTCTCCTTAAGATCAGAGAGGAAGGCATCGAGAAGCTCGACCACACTTATGAGGATATTCACATTTCACTTGAATCAAGGCTCATTGACATGGTAGGAGAAGATACCGGGGGACGTATGCACTCCGGAAGGTCACGCAACGACGAGGTTGCTACCTGCATCAGGCTTACGCTCAGGGATGAACTCTTATTGATCATGGAAGACCTGATCGGACTGCGCAACACGCTGATAGATGTAGCTTCGGAAAACGTCGAAACGCTCATGCCGGGATTCACACACCTGCAACACGCACAGCCAACCACACTGGCGCACCACCTTACAGCACATGCAAATGCCATCGGTCGTGACTTTGAGCGCACAAGGGACTGCTACTCACGCGTGAACAGAAGCCCGCTTGGTGCTGCTGCTTTTGCATCCACAGGCTTTGACCTTGACAGGGAGAGGACAAGAACACTTCTAGGTTTCGACGGTATCGTTGAGAACTCCATGGATGCCGTAAGCTCCCGGGATTTCCTGATAGAGACAGCATCGGTTTTCGCAAATCTCATGATAAACCTTAGCAAAATGGCCGAAGAGCTTGTGATCTGGTCCACATCCGAATTCGCGTTCATTGAACTGGATGACAGGTATGCATCCACTTCATCCATAATGCCTCAGAAGAAAAATCCTGATACTGCTGAACTGTTGAGAGGAAAGAGCGGTGTTGCCATAGGTTCATTGATGTCGCTGATATCAATCTGCAAGGGATTGCCATTAAGCTATAACCGCGACCTGCAGGAAGCAACGCCGAACATCTGGCGCTCCTTGAAG harbors:
- the budA gene encoding acetolactate decarboxylase, whose translation is MLVLSGCVDDAPNTPDTPNIDQSNLQDDVLFQASTIDALLEGLYEGQMTIGELKEQGDLGLGTFDALDGEMIVIDGEVYQMKTDGYAYSVNDFDTTPFAAVTYFETDESIILDESLNSSEVGSLIGEMLPSKNLMYAIRIDGTFEHMKVRSVPAQEEPYPLLIDVIADEQVVFELEDVEGSIVGFWLPYYVEGINVPGYHFHFIDAGREKGGHVLDYVILNGTIYIDQTAGFELSLPESAEFMNEDLSRDKGDELHTVEKDEK
- a CDS encoding cation diffusion facilitator family transporter is translated as MDERSKKIQQILVIILALNLLVAFAKIIYGTITNTLSMKSDGYHSLFDGISNIVGIVAIFVAAKPPDRTHPYGHQKFETLASIVIAVLIIFVGFEIIHNSITRFTSDIQPSVTGLSFIVMISTMAVNLMVTEYERRKGEKLNSDILLADSIHTRSDIFVSLSVLVALVAIEAGYPIVDPLISLIIAAVIVRAGIKIIMASSNTLCDAAQLEEEVICSLASEIDGVRDCHKIRTRGCKGDIHIDLHIMVVPELTVSEAHVISHQVMDYLKEKLEGVTEVLVHIDPFTEKK
- a CDS encoding metal ABC transporter ATP-binding protein, coding for MTEVISLKDVWVKYDKLTVLEDVNLTVEEGDFLGIIGPNGGGKSTLLKVILGLIKPQKGEVKVLGKNPKKAHRTIGYVPQYGPSNIDFPISVWEVVLMGRLGTKGLFRHYNDEDLKATHEALEIVDMLEFRDRQIGELSGGQRQRVFIARSLVSDPKVLLLDEPATGIDTRMQKEFYELLEKLKSEVTIIMVSHDISAVSVLVNKIACLNGKLHYHGSKELIPEDIEQSYGCPVELIAHGVPHRVLHKH
- a CDS encoding metal ABC transporter permease; translation: MIELLQYEFMTNALIAGLLASIACGIIGVYVVVKKIVFISGGIAHASFGGIGISYFLGINPIFGVLPFSLFSALTMGTISKRSDVPEDTIIGILWSLGMAIGIIFIGWTPGYAPDLMTYLFGNILTVPGSDIYLMLALDAVIIGTVYVLYKEFMALCYDEEFSKVSGVPTEKLYLLLLCLIALTVVVMIRVVGLILVIALLTIPAALSRQYTSNMKTMMYLSILFGATFTITGLILSYYFDIASGATIIIVMATAYLLNIALQKWKTVSDN
- a CDS encoding ATP-binding protein, with amino-acid sequence MQIPLRSKLVLAAVAGVLLVMVLTTTITITTQISVQEELAHQQAIEITKSYANKFDGDMRSDLAIARSISSTLSEYESSDRDEINRILYAILEDNPHLLGTYVCYEPNAFDSKDTDFANFEGYDSTGRFAPYWHKINESIGQDYLQDCESYDYYLYPKVFKEAVITDPYFYDGIFMVSYASPIIKDGEFIGVGGVDVSLDYMDEIVSQVTAFDTGYAIMTGSSGLILSQPHNKDWIGYKTIYDYGNDELSKAAEDIKHKKSGYVNTIDPVTGKEIVVFYEPIESKNYGFFLVIPKEEMLEGTFAIRDKLIAIGILSIFFTSIAAYLASRTVTGSIDDIVNDFKEMADSVADGELNIRANTHIDEDFKKIPEGLNHILDGVVVPIHETTRVAVELSKGHLDARFEGETEGEFNQLAQSINYFAKLLDVIINESNEVLSAMEKEDFSRRVHFHGHGDLKLLTEGIEQTRLSLQQASIDRQIAEQELKEYARKLEQSNELKDMFTDIMRHDLLNPASVIKGFTELLLMTEENEQTKRFLERIWNNNNNLIEMIHSAAEFAKVESSDELELKLQDITNIIEHSMEILTTQASNKEMVIEFNEKEPHYVLANPIIETVFTNLISNAIKYSPEKSEVVIEIKESGEFTEITVTDFGEGIKDEHKTTVFDRFKRVNKTGVKGSGLGLAIVKRTIELHGGDVGVRDNPSGKGSVFFVKLKRYTDELED
- a CDS encoding metal ABC transporter solute-binding protein, Zn/Mn family gives rise to the protein MNRNIKLILSICTLFVAVFMSGCIDQTEENASQEDVLVVAVSILPQQEFVEKIAGDRINVVVLIPPGASPATHEPTAGQLRDVADARAYFTVGSGLPFENVWLEKIETVNEDMLIVDCSEGIPIIEMHEEEHEEEQDTEVNEEETGHDHGGVDPHIWTSPMNAKIMVENTYLGLIKIDPDNRDFYLQNKDAYLKELDEADARIRATLGGDGGSFMTYHPSWDYFATEYGLDMITIEEEGKEPSPKDMQRLIDEAEEKNIKVIFVQAQFSTQSAGAIASEIGGEVVTVDPLAKDYINNLDIITEAFSQGITKD
- a CDS encoding LL-diaminopimelate aminotransferase, whose amino-acid sequence is MYADRINALPPYLFATIDEAKAAQRAKGVDVIDLGVGDPDQPTPSHIVDAMCEAVRDPGTHRYPSYTGMMEFRESVADWCKESRGLELDAATETLTLIGSKEGVAHIPLAFINPGDVALIPDPAYPVYKIGTQFAGGEPHIMPLLEENGFLPDLEAIPADKLAKAKLMFLNYPNNPTSATADVKFFEEVVEFAKENDVVVVHDNAYSEMVYDDYKAPSFLSVDGAMDVGMELYSMSKTYNMTGWRLAFAVGNKDLITGFGKAKSNIDSGAFDAIQRAGITALSSSQQCVADMNTMYEERRDVLLKGLRGIGLDAKAPKATFYMWVPVPDGYDSIGFSKLLLEEAGIVATPGVGFGEYGEGYVRFALTQSVDRLEEAVGRMEKLTI